A stretch of Brassica napus cultivar Da-Ae chromosome C6, Da-Ae, whole genome shotgun sequence DNA encodes these proteins:
- the LOC111206816 gene encoding mitogen-activated protein kinase kinase kinase 20-like, giving the protein MHSNEEFIKFLGEGSYGYVHLVRYTNPDDDDGSSFLTAVKNSYDEDYDNLNRELQVLLELRGYPRIITCFGDYLEEGLSSYGNRVYKLLLEYASEGSLNTFLNNFPDRKLHEPLIKDFTQMILEGLVSIHGHGYVHCDMKSDNLLVFPSSTEHSSSRYELKKLRA; this is encoded by the coding sequence ATTCATCAAATTTCTTGGGGAAGGTTCTTATGGCTACGTTCATCTCGTTCGCTACACTAATCCCGACGACGACGACGGCTCTTCGTTTCTCACCGCCGTAAAGAACTCGTACGACGAAGACTACGACAATCTCAACCGAGAGCTTCAGGTTCTTCTTGAACTCAGAGGATATCCGAGGATCATCACATGTTTTGGAGACTACCTCGAAGAAGGCCTCAGCAGTTACGGAAACAGAGTATACAAATTGCTTCTCGAGTACGCTTCCGAAGGTAGTTTAAACACTTTCTTGAACAACTTCCCCGACAGAAAGCTTCACGAACCGTTGATCAAGGATTTCACGCAGATGATTCTCGAAGGTCTGGTCTCGATCCACGGCCACGGTTATGTGCATTGCGACATGAAATCAGACAATCTTCTTGTGTTCCCTTCTTCGACAGAACATTCTTCATCACGGTACGAGCTGAAGAAATTAAGAGCATAG